From the genome of Pleuronectes platessa chromosome 12, fPlePla1.1, whole genome shotgun sequence:
CCAGGGCCCCGGGCACTGTTTCCACGTCAACACCTGCCCGCGCCTTTACAGAGACATGATGGTGGATTATTATGGGGTAGATGCAGATGATGCTAAAGAGCTCCTCAGTCCTTTCTTCTACCCAACAGCACAATACATCCTAGCTGCGCTGGCCATGGGAGGAAAGTCAGTCACACTTAGTTATTTCAGTGTGTGTAACTGGATTTACGCCCAGTGTCTGTTAAGTAAAGTGCACCTGTCCAATCTAatgcataaatatatataacgCAGAGACTCTCCTATAGCTGTTAATTCAGTTACAGGTTTTAGCTGAAATCATAGTTAGTGAAGGTGTGTAAgttataaaaacatgtttttgaggACAAATTTGAAACACATAGTAATATAATCCAGTACAACACCACCTTTAACTATGACCCCAGCAATTAATAATCACAGTTAATGTGCTGTCCCAGGACGTGTGTTTGTCCACTGTCTGATGGGTGTGAGCCGCTCTGCCTTCCTCATGATCTTCGAGGAcctgagcctgcaggaggctgTGGCTGCCGTCAGGCCACACAGAGATATCTGCCCCAACCCAGGCTTCCTGCGGCAGCTCCACAGCCTTGACATGAGCCTGGAAAAGCCACACAAAACCATAGACATCAGCatgtaaaaacatatatacatcTTTATTGCTAGAGAGGTAATTTAAGCCAGGCGGAGGAAACACCATCACTGACAGGGCTGAGGCAAATCCTCTGGACGAACAGGAAGCCGGTGAAAATCACATCCAGAGACTTGAAATGATCCGAGAAGATATTTCAATGAATCagtttttgtgtgcgtgtaagtCTGTGGCGCGAGAAAAAACGTACTGAACGCTGTAGTAGGGCGACACAGGATCAACACAGGTCAGCAGCTTTTCATTGACCTCGGGTTGGAGTACCATGGTGTCAAAGCCGCAGACCATCCAGAGTCTGACCTACAACCTTCCTTCAGGCCGGCTGAACAGTTCATAGACAGGGCTCTCAAGATAAATGGTCAGTCTGCAAACATGACAATAGGAGCCAATATGAAATTAGGAAATTAAAATTACAGAAACTATGATAtatgatcagaaaaataagaaggAATAGGAAATATCTATGTTGACACTGTTATTTATTAATAGGAATCAAAATAAGTTaattcatcacttccttcactcTTTTCTTCATTCTAAACACATGATCTCTTTTTTATCCTCTCTGCTACATCATCTACTCTCGCAATAATTACTTTatgttaataatttatttattggaaCTCCCAACTTTATTGGAGAGGGATGAATAAAATGTCATCCCTCTGTCTGGTAGTTTATCTCCTCGCCACAAAAGAATTGTGGGAATACAACAACtgaatattttaagttttgtgACTCTGGAAATAACTGATCCCCACACCTGTCCACACATTAGTGACATTCCTGTGATGACAATGATGCCATAGGTTACTCTCACTacacttctttttgttttctggcATTGTGCGTCATTAATGTGTGTCTTCCTATACCATAGGGGCTGAAAGAAAGTAATCACTGTCCCAATAAAGGGATCATATCACTTTAGGAAGGTCCTGAGAAAgcatctctgtgtgtatgtgcgtgactgtgtgtgtgtgtgtgtgtcatgttgaTGAGGTCGGGTGTTGTCGCCCAGCCGCCTAAAAATATCATCTTAAACACAGAGCCCGAGACCGGTGCAGTTTCTATTCAAGATCTGTGTTTCAGTCTTCGTGCTCACGCTGCAGACACAGGTCTCGGGTTGCTAAACAgtcacatgcgcacacacaaacacacacatgtccacTGAAGACAAGCGGAGGAGCTGGTTTGTGATCATACTGAAGAACagataaacagtcaacaacaaCTTCTAACACATACAAGAAAGAGGTGAgtaattttttctttctataatatttgtatttttatccgTGTCAATTATCCTGACACATCTCAACAATATTTCATCTCAAACAACTCGACCTGAAAACGATGTGTGTGAAGAGTTTGAATCAAGAAGAAGAATTAAAAAAGTGTCTGAAACGAGAGAGATGTAGAATGGAACTTGGACTGTCGACTTATTAGCCGATaaagtcaaatcaaatttaatagAGATTTATCCATAtgaaagggaaagaaagaaagacatttaTTAGAACCGATAAATGAATAACGAGTAAATAGGCAAATTGTGGGATTTGTTTATAAACTTGTCAATAAATTCAAAGTCTTGTCTCGAATATGTTGTTTTGACAGGTGTTTGTGAATTTATTGCTtggttttactttatttattgatgtatttatttatgatgtATTGTAAGGTGTCCTTGGTTGTCTCGAAAGGCACCgtaaaaagtattattattatctattatATTGAGTAATAATCCTAATCTTACTTCTCTTATCTGTGAAGTTTTGCATCCATAAAACCCCAAAGTGTCACAAAAGCTGGACCTGGAAAATGACTGCAGCACTGTATATTGTGATTATGCTGCATCTACAgatgtgcaggtgtgtgtatattcaaaggatgtgtgtgttttccgtGCGGCAGGAGTGCGACATGTCGTCCTGTGTGGTGAAGTCCAGGAGTAAAAACCCATACACCGCGGTGCAGGTGGACCCGGACAGTGATTACTTCACACCAGGAACATTAGACCTGGAGCAGCTGTTCTGGGCCGGCAGCATGGCTCAGTATGCACATGTGAACCAGGTGTGGACCAGCGTCTACATCGGGGATGAGTGAGTAAActgtttattatgtttattacaGTAGCCTCGATTGGACAAACCTAACACCATCTTAGTTGTTAtgtcaactgaaggctaccacaggttctccttcatgtttggaagggggggggggtgaggttaGGGAtaatcagctgcaacatgaaacttcaccactagatgtcactagattctacacactgaacctttaacaatgAATCTGCGTGTTATATGGACACAGGAAAACAGCTCTGGAGCGGCCCGGCCTTAGGGATCTGGGTATCACACATGTGCTGAATGCTGCAGAGGGGAAGTTTAATAATGTGCTGACTGGTGCCGATTACTACACTGACGTGAACATCCAGTACTTTGGTGTGGAGGCCGACGACAAACCAACCTTCAACATCTCCCAGTACTTCTGCTCTGCGGCCCAGTTCATCCACGAGGCCCTCGCTCACCCAGAGAGTGAGTTCTGTAGGAAACGCTTTAAGATAACGTTTTGATAAGAAGCCTTTACTCTTCTCTGTTTGTAATCAACCTTTGCTCCTTTACTTTTGTTCCAGACAAGGTGCTGGTGCACTGTGTGATGGGTCGGAGCAGGTCGGCCACTCTGGTCTTGGCATACCTGATGATGAAACAGAGCCTGACTGTGGTGGACGCTATTGAGCACGTGCGACAGCGGCGTTGTATCCTGCCCAACCACGGCTTCCTAAAGCAGCTCAGAGCCCTGGACATCACACTACAAGAGGAGAAACTCAGAGAAAAAAGACAGATGCAAGACCAAATGtagctaatatatatataaaaatcaatcTCAGGTATTTAAATGTCCAACAACTATTGTATCAATAAACCCAGTTTTTTCACGACTGTCaagttcaaatgaaatattttttctCAAGGACCCAGTGTTTTCTCATCATCAGCTACTGCTACAGATGCAAGAACCAGATCAGTACATAATGGGCCTGGCACAGATTACCACGGATGCTTCAGATCTTCCTGTGTTCAGCAGCCGACCTGTGATTCTGATTCTAATATGATATGTGATATCGACCAAACTAGGGttcacactcactctcacttCCCTGGCTCAGCCCCATCCTCCAATGTCTTACCTCGAAAATTAATTTCAGGGAACGGATTAATTTCAGATATTAAGGTTGGGCACAGAGATAGATGACTGAGTATTTTTAAGGCAGATATAACAGTCTGATAAGGTTGTTCAGGTGTATTGAACATAAAGTGAGCTCCTAAAGTCAATGATAAAGTGATCAGACTTTCGAACCAATTAAACAGAGGGAAAAATCCACATTACTTTAGTTCTGATGTTTGTGATATTAAGAAAACAACACGTACGTCTTTCAGATATGAGTATGTCTATATTCAGAatagttgtttttaaagttcTGCATATCAGACATGATAACACACACTCCGGTAAATACAGTTGGTTTAAAATGCTTGGCCCAGTATCATGTTCATGTTCTTGATTCACCCTCAATCTTATTCGTACATGGGTTGCCCAACCAAAACATTAGGATCTGAcgatatgaaatatatatttccaAAAGTCGAGCTTAGCAAATCAGATTTGAATTAGGTTATGTTTTACGACATTGCAAACGATTTACATACATCCAGAAACAACACAGGCCACTGATGAAATGGGACAGGTTCATTTTAATACACACTGTATTCCTCTGAGAACATTCAGATACAACAAAATGTGTCCATGCTTCAGCCCCACAAGCTGCCAGTTGCTCATTACTGGTTAAACTGCAGGCCTTAACTTATCAATACTTCAAGCTTCGTAACTTTTACATAGATtggaatagaaaaaaaaggcaCTCATTATTAGAAACCCGAAAAACACAAATACGTCCAAAACGCCGTTGACGGTAACTTCTGAAATCACGGACACGGAACAGATAACAGTGTTAACATGGACGCAGCAGTGGGCATTAGGctttgacacatttaaaaaaagtgtgcgCTTAAAGGAAAAACTTTTGGTTTCGCAACTGGCCTgttataattaaaacaaacattacagGAATAATTAATCttacaaaatctaaaaaaagaTCACTTCTGCACAATTTCAAAGCAGTATCCAAAAACTCCCATGATGGTTATTCTTTATTCCTCTGTTTGTGTAGTGTGTCCTCCCACTGTGGAATCATCTTCTTGCGCCTGGATTCCGTatccaagaagaagaaggggaaaaaaaacacacttgtgAGATGTCAACACAAGAAGTCGCAGAAGAGTGCGATGGCAGTCAGTGGGAGACAATTTTGCATTTAGGTCCAAAATGTCCACATCCTGTGTTGTTATCATGACTCCTCTATGGTCATTTAAACCCCTGTAGTGGATCATGATCCTCTAGCGTTCCAAAGTGGCAGACACAACAATCGGTAAGAAATTATGTCCGGACTGATATTATGGACGGGTTGctgattgaaaaaaattatgattCTACGAGAATTGAGGGTTGTAATTGCATAAAAAAACAGAGCTTATGGGTCAGACTTGTGTACAGTGAGGTAAGCGCAAGGTTTCAGGCTGAAGGAAATGTTGTCTGGATGCGTCAGTTGAAGTTAGGCTTTTCTGGGAAGGTGCAGCCTGCTCGTCTAATGATGACGTTGCCGGCATAGTGTGCAGCCTTCACGCACTGATCCAGTGGTTTCTCCTGCACCAGCTCAGAAAGGAAACCTGTGTGACAAAGCAAAGACTTTAACAGAAATCCACAAAAAACACATACTGGGCAAAAGGGCAGCTTAGAAAGGCATCAGATGAACACACAGGAAAAACCTACCTCCTACAAAAGCATCACCTGCACCATTTGTGTCAACAATGTCCTTAGGGTCGATCTTCAGGACAGGGAAAGTCTCGACTTTGTCATCTGAATAGACAAAAACAATTATACATCCACAGTATAAGAGGACAAGAGACTGATGCCCTGTCCACCATGATGCTGATATTTTGCTAAAATAATTAGCAATTGGGCCTCTCGTCCACAAACAGCGTATTATGTCACGAAAGTTTAGATTTTTACAAACGCTTTCCAAAGTGTAGGTTTGTGATATGTATCATGACATCTTATATTACTTTTTCCACTATTGCTTTGTGTAATGAGTTTGtgtcagaaaaaacaacaaaggttGTGGCTATAAACcggtttatttatatttggttAGCCCTGCTAGGTCTAATTAAGTCTGCAGTCAATTTTGCATTACTGCACCACATCACAGGCGTTTGCCTCGCCCAATATTACTTGGACCACACAGCGGTCTTCTCAAGTATAAAGCGGATTGTTGATGTAGACTTTATCACCCCCTACTGGTCTAGCATACTTTGGGTTCTTCGTTTGAGTGCAAGTGTATTAAAGAAAAATCGTGTGgaggttttttgttgtttttttaaccgaGGGGGAAATATCTATAGTATTGTAGACAAGACATGAGAGAAATGAAAGTAAGAAGTGGAAATCTTACTTGAGGCCATGACAGTGTCGTCCTTCCCCTGAGTCAACACTACAATCCTCTGCCTCTTTGCGTTGTCTTTGGGTAAAGCCTGAGCTTTCTTGGCAATTTCCTTAATGTCCTTGGTCTACAGACAGAATACACATCCACAGAATGATTGGGTGATGtgcaaaatactttttaaaaatacaacaacGAAGCAAATGCTTAACGAGACTGTCTGTCCACTCACCTCGAACTCTTGCTCTTTAGCAAAAGCTACTGCTTCCTGAGAAACCAAACAAAGGAATAAATTTAGATTTTACTAAAGATGAGTAACAAACTGCATGTGTCATCAAGTCAAAGCACAACTGCACAATACACAGGGACTTTCACTGTCTCACCGTCTCGTTGCCGAACAGCACATCAACGTAGGGCATGACCTTCATCAGGTTGTCCTTGAAGAACTCGCAGATGAAGGGCGCAGAGAGGTTCAGGCAGAACAGCTTGTTATTTTTAGACGCGTGCTCCGCCACTTTCAGGATGGACTCCAGAGAGACGGTGAGGAAGAAACCCTGGAAGGAAGGAACGACACTAGGTCAAGACTGATGTGCTTTTAAATCTTGATGGACTCTAATGAATCCTGAACAGAACCTGCAGCCATACACTGTGGAATGCCCCTGTGGCTCCTCTAAAGGCTACACGTGGGTTCAAAGGTAAAGTGATAGGACATGAGATGACCTTCAACACaccatattattatattattataaaaaaacaatatagtTTGGAAACCTCTACTTACAGCAATATAGTAGACTTTAGCCTTTTCCACCAGCTTCCAGTTTTCCTCCAGGTCTAGATGCTTGTCCTTCTTATAACAGTTAGCAGCAGCTAGGTTAGCTACCAGAGACCTGAGAGAAGGAAACAACCGAGGTGAGGAGTTATCGGCAGATGAGATTATAATGtgtagaaaaatacaaattatattatttacacaCCTATTATCTCCTGTGATGCAAGCAGCGCACGTCCCTGTGGGCTCTTCGTCTTGCTCGTAGTAATGGGCGTCGATGTGAGCCTCTTCAGCCTTCTGCTTCAGGGTCTTTCCAAAATTGTCTTTGCCGATGCAGCCAAAGAACGTGCCCACATTATGAGGCTCTTGGATCATCCACTACAGGCAACAGCTTGGATCAGTATCAATTCCGCTGACTTCCCACCCTGTGTTTCCAGTATAACTTTCTGGTGACAGAACAGGAGGCtaagtgtatttttgtgttcatGACTGACCTGAGCGATCTTTATAGAGTTCTGCGTGGCTCCTCCGGCGTGGTACTCAGCTTTAAAGTTCTTCACCAGCTCCTCAAAcctgcacacagagacaaacattgtCAAATTTTCAAAAGAGGATTTACTTCCGGCATCCATCTAACGTTTTGATTGAAAAAGCATAAGACCTCCTCCTTAAGTAGTGTAGATGTAACGTTGATCACATGTAGATTTTGTTTGACAATACTGTCTTTTTGAGATGCTGGCTGAATGACAAAGGCCAAGAACAAAGTTTCAAACCTGACCACACGCACACTTAGTAACAACTATGGCTGGGTACGGTTTTGAGCACTGACCAAACTGCATCTGTTCGGCGCAGAAGGCTTAGCCAGCTTCTTAAAGGAAGAGTTACAACATTTTAGGAGCCTTGCTTATTCACTTTCTTGTCAAGAATTAAATCTGTAGAAAACATTAGGCACAGTCTGCAGCTGGGTGGCTTTATTTTGTCCACCCTTGTGATGTACAGGCTGATGGATGTGGCTTGACGGCCAGTAACCTCATCTGAAGTTGGACAGTGGTTTCTCTTACAGTACACGCATGACTGATCACTGATTAAACTATGTGAACCATTTGCGCCTGTTACGTAAGACACTTGGGGCTCCTGAATTCGCCATGTTATGAGGTCTAAATATAGCCGTCAtgtccacccacacacatgcgtctgtgtggtttgtgtgagagagaccaAGCTGACTGCTTTTAGCGGTCCTGAGACTGAGCCAGATGTTGACTGTCTATCAATTTCTatgcattatatattataattaattaTTCTAATACCtgcctttattttgttttaaacccAGGGGAGTCAAAATACAGGAGTACAATCTTctctcacacagtcacacacgaTTTTCTTATCATCCGCTGTTCAATGTTTGCTTTCTCGCTCTTGTCTCAGATGGACTGGGAGGTGAGAGTTTCCTGCTTTGCTATTGGCTGAGACCAGCTCTCACTACCGGATCTGCCGTGCTGCTATTGGCCTTCAAAAAAAGAACGGAGGTCAGTCGTGGGGATTTCTGGTGTGTGCCTGTTTTGACTGGCCCTCCCAAGAACGGAGTGGAGCAAACTCAATAAGGATAAAGAGATACGGCTTTTCTCCCTGTGCAGGTCTCCAAACCACATTATTAGATGTGTTAGAACTCGATGTTCTACAGGGGATGTTGCTGTGTGCAAGATACGTACAGCGCTTTATGCTTGTCCTCTGCCAGGATCTGGTCATTGGGTTTCAGCGCGTACCTGCAAATAATTAAAGGAGTTAAAAGGAATCAGAACCatgtcaaacaaataaaactctgctcattcaaacacacacattaagagtCTGTACTGCATCACAGACACAATGGCAGTGGTGCCAGATGCGTTGTGTCCCTTGCATGGAAAACGTGTTTCATGACATTTTTCAGCTATAAGAACACAAGAAAAAGTGTTGAGAGGCTCCATAAAAAAAGGCTGTTACCCCCAACTCCACAACAATATGTTGGTCTGAAAAATTAGCAGTTTCTTTGAAGGGAAAGGTAGGCTGGGGATTAACATGGAGGCTTTAGTCCGGATTGGTTCTATGTGTGAGATTGAGATAGAGCCGTGCTTTGCAGGTTTATCTCTAATCCAGGGGTTTTGAGTGTGGACTCTGAGCTGGAGCCCAGAGGAGCCCTTTGCCCTTGTCAAGTCAAACAGCTTGGACACACAAGAAAAATAATGATCagactgtgtgtctctgtaaagCACCTGGGGTCAACCCACTTGTATGAAATATGTTGTATAATTATCTGCCTCACCTTATGTAGGGTGGTGATGGTGATTTATTTGAGATCATTACTCTAATCAGattaattatcacaataaatatgCAAAAGACAGTATACAAATGTGTGCAATCATCTTGTGCCTCTGTAGTTTACTTAAGTAAATTTCTctacaaaaaatgttttcctctgtagtgaaaggtgtatattatattaatattctctgtatttctatttacttaaatattttatttttccgtCTTTACTTTCACATGttctcttgtctacctcattatgactatctgctgctgtaactaTTTAATTTCCCTGGCATGGGATCACTCAGGTTTATCTCAACTTTTCTtacattaataattaaataaagatgTAAGCAAGTAAAAGGGGTAACTGCAGCTGCCTTAACAGAACCTCCACAACCTTTGTAGGTTCCATTGAGAGACTTTAAGATGTGGCTGACATGATATGAGCAGGATTATGAAAACAATACTGAACTGATTTACACGGACCTTGGTGAAGGAATGGGATTAAAATAATGTATGATTCATgttgaaaaaaacaatttaaaccaaTTTAGGATTGTTCGACCTTGATGGGTGTGTAGACCACAAAGTGCCCTTCTAGTTAGTAATGTAAAAGTGGTGACAAAACAGTGAAAGGCACTAAATGTTTTCCTCAGTCTAATGCATATCACTGCTAATGTTAAGAGACACTGTCTCCTACACTTAAGCTGTGTCTCTGCTGGACATAAAGCTCTGCTGACACAGACTATTTGACATCTCTGCTGTCTCCGGAGCTCTGCTCTCTTGCATCACCATTATCTTGTATCTCCATTGATTGAATTACATCATAGACGCTCTTTCTCTTATGGTCAGCCTCTTGCAATGGCCACTCCACTGACACcagatgtctttatttcatgtTATCAGATTGTGACAGTGCTTTGTGGAGAAATAACAGCAGCATACGAAGAACATTGAAACATAAATAATCCCAATATTTGTAATGTATTGTACCAACTAGGATTAAAATATATGGTGCCATGTGTGAATTCACATTTTTCATTACATTAAGCTTTGAGGAATAACCTTTGCAACTACTGGATGGTAGTTTAGGGACTAATCCAACAACAGCACTTTATTCATGCGacaattttatttcattgcttCAGTTCTTTAACTTACTTGTCCAAGAAGTCTTTGTCCACTATGGCACAGATGTCCAGCAAAGGGTTTCCCATACCAAAGAGCGAATTAGTGCTGAAACATAAGGAGACTGAGtattagaagaaaaaacaattgAGTACTTAATGTCGCTTACTTATGTTCTCTATACATTTGGTTATACCAGGGATGAGACAGTAATTGCATTTCAATCCCATCTTTCCTGTAAATGTGGCAGAATTGACAATACAGTGACTGATGTGTTTATCGtttatatgttgtgtttttgtgcttcACTGTTACTTTTTTGCATATTGGTCTGCGAGAAACACCATTTAGTTCAGCCTTATACTTTGTATGTGGATGAATGATAGTAGAGTTGACTTGACTGACTTAAAATCCTTGTTTCAGCTTATTGTTGGAACACAACTCATGTTTGTCCTCTCTGCGAAATGTGTTGGTTTCTTTTCCATATAACATTCAGCTTTGTTTCCATGCGACTTAATTTGCATCACATGATTCATCACTTCCCGTTCACACAGAGAACAGCAGAAATAATTAATTTCTTAGAGACCTAGTTCAGAAATGACACATGGTCAGATATTACAAGAGAACATTAACGTGGTCGGTGGTGACATCCAGCTGGTCATGCATGTAACTGTGGTTTGACATCCATAGTGAGCAAATATCAGGACAGCAGCAGgctctgtgtgtgcacagtgtgtTCCGTTCTCTTCTTTCCACAGGCAAACAACTGACCACAAGGCTGGACAATTTTCACAAACCAGTCTTGTGACACCAAGAAATCACCATTTAAAATAAGCAaaactcatgtgtgttttttcttatttttaagaaaatgtttaacGATCTGAGAGTGATGCTGCGAAAGCACCGGGCCATTGTGGCAATAGCTGCATCATCTTTTTGTCTTGGTGGTGTCACTTTCTCCATGCTGGTTCCACATGTCAACCCAGTCTATCTGTGTTAGTGGGGAAAACCCCAGATGCAGCAAGTCTCTGATTGCAGCCCAGGACAGATGTCACCTCCACACACCATCATGGGCGCGGAGGTTTTCCGATGTTGCCTCTCTGTCTACGACGCCAAGGACAAGATCTGAGGCAGCAGGACGACGCACCATGGGAGGAGGATTGTGAAAATGCAAAGATAAAAGAGACATCGTCGTCCAGCAGGCAGGGACTCAGGTTACACTGATGAGTTTGTGTCACCGAGAGATAGAAAATGCATCAACCAATGTGGCCAATGCATCAACCTCTGACAGAAAACATGTGGCAACGTGCAGCCTGATAATAAAATGGTTTTCTACATCAAATCCTCACTGCCTGGATTCAAGTCAGCTCCCTGTATGTCAACGTGGTCTTACCTTGCAGCAGACATCCTGGtgtccctctctgtgtgtgcaccAGCTACAAACTGAAAGACCTGTTGAGCAAACCTAAAACCGGTTCAGAAAGAGCTACGCTTTCAAAAAAAACTTCCCATCTTCAGCTCTATGAGCGAGCGGTAAAATCGATTTCCCACGGCAACCGGCTCCTCCTACCAGGGACCGACCGATTGgtgacaagaggaggaggaagacccGGGCTGCCAGTCTCTGTTTGGTGATAGGCTCGTGTTGCAGCGTTCTCCCGAGCCCTCGATCCTCAACCCAGTCGATGTCTGGAAGCTGCGCGACGGCGTGACGGGCTTGCTGATGAGCAGAGATACCGTGATGATATATAAAGAGAAGTTCCAGCTGTGGGGGGGTGTATGGCAGACGTCGGAGGGTACTGCAACATGTTTGGATAACATGTAAACAGCATGGAAGCGCCACAGATTCCCCACCACGTGACCGCATTGTTTTGGGGGCTGGCGGCTGCAGTAGTGGTTTTGAATGGAGCGAGAACATCAGATAAATAAAGACTcttcctgcagctgtaaaacgtgagagggggggggggggggggggggggagcggttGGTGGCCCTGAGCGTGGATCGGACATTGGTCCACGCACACACCTGAGTCGGAAGCTTGTTGCC
Proteins encoded in this window:
- the LOC128453831 gene encoding dual specificity phosphatase 29; protein product: MSSCVVKSRSKNPYTAVQVDPDSDYFTPGTLDLEQLFWAGSMAQYAHVNQVWTSVYIGDEKTALERPGLRDLGITHVLNAAEGKFNNVLTGADYYTDVNIQYFGVEADDKPTFNISQYFCSAAQFIHEALAHPENKVLVHCVMGRSRSATLVLAYLMMKQSLTVVDAIEHVRQRRCILPNHGFLKQLRALDITLQEEKLREKRQMQDQIVSSHCGIIFLRLDSVSKKKKGKKNTLVRCQHKKSQKSAMAWIMIL
- the adka gene encoding adenosine kinase isoform X1, giving the protein MASDEPKAKKSRLSEEKKKEKKKESPSKETSAKLSTNSLFGMGNPLLDICAIVDKDFLDKYALKPNDQILAEDKHKALFEELVKNFKAEYHAGGATQNSIKIAQWMIQEPHNVGTFFGCIGKDNFGKTLKQKAEEAHIDAHYYEQDEEPTGTCAACITGDNRSLVANLAAANCYKKDKHLDLEENWKLVEKAKVYYIAGFFLTVSLESILKVAEHASKNNKLFCLNLSAPFICEFFKDNLMKVMPYVDVLFGNETEAVAFAKEQEFETKDIKEIAKKAQALPKDNAKRQRIVVLTQGKDDTVMASNDKVETFPVLKIDPKDIVDTNGAGDAFVGGFLSELVQEKPLDQCVKAAHYAGNVIIRRAGCTFPEKPNFN
- the adka gene encoding adenosine kinase isoform X2, producing MSAASTNSLFGMGNPLLDICAIVDKDFLDKYALKPNDQILAEDKHKALFEELVKNFKAEYHAGGATQNSIKIAQWMIQEPHNVGTFFGCIGKDNFGKTLKQKAEEAHIDAHYYEQDEEPTGTCAACITGDNRSLVANLAAANCYKKDKHLDLEENWKLVEKAKVYYIAGFFLTVSLESILKVAEHASKNNKLFCLNLSAPFICEFFKDNLMKVMPYVDVLFGNETEAVAFAKEQEFETKDIKEIAKKAQALPKDNAKRQRIVVLTQGKDDTVMASNDKVETFPVLKIDPKDIVDTNGAGDAFVGGFLSELVQEKPLDQCVKAAHYAGNVIIRRAGCTFPEKPNFN